In Mesorhizobium sp., one DNA window encodes the following:
- a CDS encoding sterol desaturase family protein produces MDAYIWNSLASYATDVYPFILQGDLIRYVAGAGGTFLVVNTLLAGLLARRQIRDERPDWPQMSREILASLRTVLIFSLVGLVIALSEKLGWLAIYDDPLERGLPYFLINLVVLIVLHDAWFYWTHRIMHRPGLFRWFHRLHHRSHNPSPWTSYAFDASEAVVNAIYLPLALLLMPTSLLAAFLFVAHMMLRNAIGHCGYEIFPACRDGRPLIGWLTTVTHHDLHHARPRWNMGLYFTWWDRLMGTEDPTYHAAFARAVGKAAGGSTDGLPKLSAADTKG; encoded by the coding sequence ATGGATGCCTATATCTGGAATTCGCTGGCGAGCTACGCGACCGACGTCTACCCGTTCATCCTCCAGGGAGACCTCATCCGCTACGTCGCCGGCGCGGGCGGCACCTTCCTTGTCGTCAACACGCTGCTCGCAGGACTGCTGGCGCGCCGCCAGATCCGCGACGAGCGGCCGGACTGGCCACAGATGTCGCGCGAGATCCTCGCCTCGCTGCGGACGGTCCTCATCTTCTCGCTTGTCGGCCTCGTCATCGCGCTGTCGGAGAAGCTGGGCTGGCTCGCCATCTACGACGATCCGCTCGAGCGCGGGCTGCCGTATTTCCTGATCAATCTCGTCGTGCTCATCGTCCTCCACGACGCCTGGTTCTACTGGACCCACCGGATCATGCACCGCCCCGGGCTGTTCCGGTGGTTCCATCGCCTGCACCACCGCTCGCACAATCCCTCGCCGTGGACCTCCTACGCTTTCGATGCGAGCGAGGCGGTCGTCAACGCGATCTACCTGCCGCTGGCGCTGCTGCTGATGCCGACCAGCCTGCTTGCGGCGTTCCTGTTCGTTGCCCACATGATGCTGCGCAACGCCATAGGGCATTGCGGCTACGAGATATTTCCGGCGTGCCGCGACGGCCGTCCGCTGATCGGATGGCTGACGACCGTGACGCACCACGACCTGCACCATGCGCGGCCGCGCTGGAACATGGGCCTCTACTTCACGTGGTGGGACCGACTGATGGGCACCGAGGATCCGACCTACCATGCCGCCTTTGCCCGCGCCGTCGGCAAAGCGGCTGGAGGAAGCACTGACGGCCTCCCGAAGCTGTCCGCTGCCGATACGAAGGGATGA
- a CDS encoding DsrE family protein, which yields MPAKTLLILNDPPYGTERSYNGLRLANALAKADPNGHVTVFLMADAVLTAKAGQKTPEGYYNLERMLKRLLAAKGELLLCGTCMDARGMTEQEIVEGGRRSTMDELAAATLAADKLLVF from the coding sequence CGCTGCTGATTCTCAACGACCCGCCTTACGGAACGGAACGCAGCTACAATGGGCTACGTCTCGCCAACGCTCTCGCGAAAGCAGACCCGAACGGCCATGTCACCGTCTTCCTGATGGCCGACGCCGTCCTGACGGCGAAAGCCGGGCAGAAGACGCCCGAGGGATACTACAACCTCGAGCGGATGCTGAAGCGGCTGCTGGCGGCAAAGGGTGAACTCCTGCTGTGCGGCACCTGTATGGATGCCCGCGGCATGACTGAGCAGGAGATTGTCGAAGGAGGCCGCCGAAGCACGATGGACGAGCTCGCAGCCGCAACGCTCGCCGCCGACAAGCTGCTGGTGTTCTGA
- a CDS encoding SDR family oxidoreductase — MSGQKVALVVGGGSGMGAAAARRLAADGFALGILSSSGKGEALAKELGGLGVTGSNQSNEDLKRFVDLALARWGRIDALVNSAGHGPRAPLLEITDEQWHKGFDVYFMNVVRAVRLVAPVMAAQGGGAIVNISTAWVAEPSPMFPTSAVARAGLAAYTKLFADEYAAKNVRMNNVLPGWIDSLPATEERRAGVPMQRYGTSEEIAATIAFLVSDGAAYITGQNLRIDGGLMRSIS, encoded by the coding sequence ATGAGCGGACAAAAGGTCGCCCTCGTCGTCGGCGGCGGATCGGGCATGGGGGCGGCCGCCGCCCGCCGGCTCGCAGCCGACGGCTTCGCTCTCGGGATCCTGTCCTCTTCCGGCAAAGGCGAGGCGCTGGCGAAGGAGCTCGGCGGACTGGGCGTCACCGGTTCTAACCAGTCGAACGAGGATCTGAAGCGCTTCGTCGACCTGGCGCTTGCCCGCTGGGGCCGCATCGACGCGCTCGTCAACAGTGCCGGCCACGGGCCGCGCGCGCCGCTGCTCGAAATCACCGACGAGCAGTGGCACAAGGGCTTCGACGTCTATTTCATGAATGTCGTGCGGGCCGTGCGTCTCGTCGCGCCGGTCATGGCCGCTCAGGGCGGCGGCGCGATCGTCAACATCTCCACCGCCTGGGTGGCGGAGCCGAGCCCGATGTTTCCGACGTCTGCCGTGGCGCGGGCGGGGCTCGCCGCCTACACCAAGCTCTTCGCCGACGAATACGCCGCGAAGAACGTCCGCATGAACAACGTGCTGCCCGGCTGGATCGACAGCCTGCCGGCGACGGAGGAGCGGCGCGCCGGCGTGCCGATGCAGCGCTACGGCACCAGCGAGGAAATCGCGGCGACCATCGCGTTCCTGGTCTCCGACGGTGCGGCATATATCACCGGCCAGAATCTGAGGATCGACGGCGGCCTGATGCGGTCGATATCATGA
- a CDS encoding AraC family transcriptional regulator gives MNSAFDIADLLLRGGATALNLFVAIQFLRATTPRFMSVSGALFAIAIAAYGLASNEPVTDALGASVVVLVIPAVLASAFFWWFALALFRDGSGWRWAYAVPPALLLAFYGLRQSGNGSAQTAGALLHQAVVVSLLVHIVGLALIEFRTDLIDSRRRFRVAVALSLPIVGFVIAATELYELRQPLPEWLGLRLVQSLTLAVLAFAFAYWTTAVRRELFVAALSAPQPRTDELGPAELLELQRLRTAISRGVCFEPDLSLASLARQLGVPEHRLRKLINKGLGYRNFAAFLNDHRIAEARQRLADPKQAREQIASIAFGLGYASLAPFNRAFRELTGVTPTDYRAEALARHVASGNS, from the coding sequence ATGAACAGCGCTTTCGACATCGCCGACCTCTTGCTGCGTGGAGGCGCGACCGCGCTCAACCTCTTCGTCGCGATTCAGTTTCTGCGGGCAACGACGCCGCGGTTCATGTCGGTATCGGGCGCCCTGTTCGCGATCGCCATCGCCGCCTACGGGCTTGCCTCCAACGAGCCCGTGACAGATGCCCTGGGAGCTTCCGTCGTGGTCCTCGTCATTCCCGCCGTGCTTGCCTCGGCGTTCTTCTGGTGGTTCGCGCTGGCGCTGTTTCGGGACGGCTCCGGCTGGCGATGGGCCTACGCCGTACCGCCTGCGCTGCTCCTCGCATTCTATGGCTTGCGGCAGTCGGGGAATGGGTCGGCTCAGACTGCGGGCGCGCTGCTGCACCAAGCCGTCGTCGTTTCCCTGCTGGTCCATATCGTCGGCCTGGCATTGATCGAATTTCGCACCGACCTGATCGACTCCCGGCGCCGGTTCCGCGTCGCCGTCGCGCTGTCCCTGCCGATCGTCGGATTCGTCATCGCTGCGACGGAGCTGTACGAGCTTCGCCAACCGCTCCCCGAATGGCTCGGATTGCGACTCGTCCAGTCGCTGACGCTGGCCGTCCTGGCATTCGCCTTCGCCTATTGGACGACCGCCGTACGGAGGGAACTCTTCGTAGCCGCGCTCTCCGCGCCACAGCCGCGGACCGATGAACTCGGCCCGGCGGAACTGCTGGAGCTTCAGCGCCTCAGGACGGCCATATCGCGCGGTGTCTGCTTCGAACCGGACCTGTCGCTTGCCTCGCTCGCGCGACAGCTCGGCGTCCCGGAACACCGGCTGCGCAAGCTCATCAACAAGGGTCTCGGCTACCGCAACTTCGCGGCCTTCCTCAACGACCACCGGATCGCGGAAGCCAGGCAGAGGCTGGCCGATCCAAAGCAGGCGCGCGAGCAGATCGCCTCCATCGCCTTCGGACTTGGCTATGCTTCCCTGGCACCGTTCAACCGGGCGTTCCGGGAACTGACGGGCGTAACCCCGACCGACTACCGCGCAGAGGCGCTCGCCCGACACGTCGCTTCCGGAAATTCCTGA
- a CDS encoding class I SAM-dependent methyltransferase, translating to MSFYRDLILPRLVHGAMRNPDLVPYRKRALEQARGRVLEIGIGSGLNLTHYPKAVSEVLGLEPSARLAEMARRAASGVAIPVEVLEESAEAIPLDNGTIDTVVSTWTLCSIPDVSRALVEIRQVLRPGGLFLFVEHGLSPDESVRTWQRRLTPLWKCCAGGCHLNRHIEGLIESAGFQCAELRTGYAKGPRPMAFMYEGSAHA from the coding sequence ATGAGCTTCTATCGCGATCTGATCCTCCCGCGCCTCGTGCACGGCGCGATGCGCAATCCCGACCTTGTCCCCTACCGCAAGCGCGCCCTGGAGCAGGCCCGCGGTCGAGTCCTGGAAATCGGTATCGGGTCCGGCCTGAACTTAACCCACTACCCGAAAGCCGTGAGCGAGGTACTGGGGCTGGAGCCGTCCGCCCGTCTGGCCGAAATGGCTCGGCGGGCCGCGAGCGGCGTCGCCATCCCGGTCGAAGTCCTGGAGGAGAGCGCCGAGGCCATTCCGCTCGACAACGGCACGATCGACACCGTCGTCAGCACATGGACCCTGTGCTCGATTCCGGATGTCAGCCGGGCGCTGGTCGAGATTCGACAGGTGCTTAGGCCGGGCGGCCTGTTTCTGTTCGTCGAGCACGGCCTTTCGCCGGACGAGTCTGTCCGCACCTGGCAGCGTCGCCTGACGCCGCTATGGAAATGTTGCGCGGGCGGCTGCCATCTCAATCGCCATATCGAAGGTCTCATTGAAAGCGCGGGCTTCCAGTGCGCCGAGCTTCGGACCGGCTACGCCAAGGGACCTCGGCCGATGGCATTCATGTATGAGGGCAGCGCTCACGCTTAG
- a CDS encoding TIGR02300 family protein — translation MAKPELGTKRIDPETGKKFYDLNRDPIVSPYTGKSYPRSYFESTVLSKLEEEEEVVEKELDAEDDAPEIVSLEEADDEAKGGSDDLPDLGDDDVEIDDEDDDTFLPDEEEEDDDVADIIGVGGEDDDEI, via the coding sequence GTGGCGAAACCTGAACTTGGCACGAAGCGTATCGACCCGGAGACGGGCAAGAAATTCTACGACCTGAACCGCGACCCGATCGTCTCGCCCTATACCGGCAAGAGCTATCCGCGGTCCTATTTCGAATCGACCGTGCTGAGCAAGCTCGAGGAGGAAGAGGAAGTCGTCGAGAAGGAACTGGACGCCGAGGACGATGCTCCCGAAATCGTCAGCCTCGAGGAGGCCGACGACGAGGCCAAGGGCGGCTCGGACGACCTTCCGGATCTCGGCGACGACGATGTCGAGATCGACGACGAGGACGACGACACCTTCCTGCCCGACGAGGAGGAAGAGGATGACGACGTCGCCGACATCATCGGCGTCGGCGGCGAGGACGACGACGAGATCTGA
- a CDS encoding CHAD domain-containing protein, with protein MREIELKFVLAEPPAKLWARAKHLDGSFATPRTRTLRSLYYDTPDRALRDAGITLRTRRDGRRSLQTVKAGRQALGGFTDVQESETAIRRGAPDPTLVPDDALRSRIVELCDGKELVVVADMRFRRSSAVLTLPGGAKVEISTDVGTISAGGASASWNELEIERVDGSPRALFEVANALYPHGGLRLSRLPKSARAELLAAEGRVSPLPAPRNAIDVPLAADMSIEAAARDIMRECADQICVNMDVVRDTDDMEGPHQLRIGLRRLRSWFSIFQRVVRSAELGRLAGEAAWLAGEVGRLRDMEVAGHDIVGAEAARYPDESSLAALADLIARHSADERARLLPLLEGSRVQAFELDLIRFVETSGWVEETDLDQSRRLSAPVSAFADEALGRRWKKTRKRARGLRKLGTGERHELRKELKKLRYAFDFFGSLYDPKRMARLSRRLKALQDVFGEVNDAAMVRRLLADPAFAALDDPRLQRAAGWILAVTQLRAETTWTEAARLWRRLRDSRRFWTQD; from the coding sequence ATGCGGGAGATCGAACTCAAATTCGTGCTCGCCGAGCCGCCGGCCAAGCTGTGGGCCCGGGCGAAGCACCTCGACGGATCGTTTGCCACACCGCGCACGCGAACCCTCAGAAGTCTCTACTACGACACGCCCGACCGCGCGCTGCGAGACGCCGGCATCACGTTGCGGACGCGGCGGGACGGCCGGCGGTCGCTGCAGACGGTCAAGGCCGGACGCCAGGCGCTCGGCGGTTTCACCGACGTGCAGGAATCGGAGACTGCCATTCGTCGCGGGGCACCCGACCCCACCCTCGTTCCCGACGATGCGCTGCGATCGCGTATCGTCGAGCTCTGCGACGGCAAGGAACTGGTCGTCGTCGCCGACATGCGCTTCAGGCGGTCGAGCGCCGTTCTGACCCTGCCCGGCGGCGCGAAGGTCGAGATCTCGACGGATGTCGGCACGATCTCGGCCGGCGGCGCCTCCGCCTCCTGGAACGAACTCGAGATCGAGCGGGTCGACGGCAGCCCGCGGGCATTGTTCGAGGTCGCCAACGCGCTCTATCCGCACGGCGGCCTGCGCTTGTCTCGCCTCCCAAAATCCGCCCGCGCCGAGCTTCTGGCAGCGGAAGGCCGCGTCTCGCCCCTGCCGGCCCCGCGCAACGCCATCGACGTGCCGCTGGCCGCGGATATGTCGATCGAGGCGGCGGCGCGCGACATCATGCGCGAATGCGCCGACCAGATCTGCGTCAACATGGACGTGGTTCGCGATACCGACGACATGGAAGGGCCGCACCAGCTCAGGATCGGGCTGCGCCGTCTGCGCAGCTGGTTTTCTATCTTTCAGCGTGTTGTCCGCAGCGCGGAGCTGGGCCGGCTGGCCGGGGAAGCGGCCTGGCTGGCCGGCGAGGTCGGCCGCCTGCGCGACATGGAGGTGGCGGGGCACGACATCGTCGGTGCGGAGGCGGCGCGATATCCTGACGAGTCCTCGCTCGCGGCGCTCGCCGACCTGATCGCCCGCCACTCGGCCGATGAACGCGCAAGGCTGCTCCCGCTGCTTGAGGGGTCTCGGGTGCAAGCCTTCGAGCTCGACCTGATCCGGTTCGTCGAGACCAGTGGCTGGGTCGAGGAAACAGACCTCGACCAGTCGAGGCGGCTTTCCGCCCCGGTATCGGCCTTCGCCGACGAGGCCCTGGGGAGACGCTGGAAGAAGACCCGCAAGCGCGCGCGGGGCCTGAGGAAGCTCGGCACCGGCGAACGACACGAACTGCGCAAGGAGCTGAAAAAGCTTCGCTACGCGTTCGATTTCTTCGGCTCGCTCTACGATCCGAAGCGCATGGCGCGCCTGTCTCGCCGGCTCAAGGCCCTTCAGGACGTCTTCGGCGAGGTCAACGACGCGGCGATGGTCCGGCGGCTGCTCGCCGATCCGGCTTTCGCCGCGCTGGACGATCCGCGCCTTCAGCGGGCCGCGGGCTGGATCCTTGCCGTGACGCAACTGCGTGCCGAGACCACCTGGACCGAGGCGGCAAGGCTCTGGCGCAGGCTAAGAGACTCCCGTCGGTTCTGGACGCAGGACTGA
- the aroA gene encoding 3-phosphoshikimate 1-carboxyvinyltransferase translates to MTDRPPLLPATARRSPALAGHVGLPGDRSISHRALLLGGLASGETRISGLFEGDDVLYSAKAMRAFGARIDKAGGEWFVRGLGNGCLLEPEGVLDFGNSGTGARLAIGLAGVYDMTTWFRGDASLSRRPMGRVLDPLRLMGVQVESTPGDRLPLTLRGPKTAAPIAYRVPVPSAQVKSAVLLAGLNAPGVTTVIEPVPTRDHTEKMLRVFGAGVEIETDAGGLRHIRVEGQGRLTGQSVTVPGDPSAAAFVVVAALIVPGSDVVVENVLINPTRNGLFDTLLEMGASIEMSNRRSSGGEDVADLRVRASQLRGVTVPPERAPSMIDEHPVLAVAAAFAEGETLMQGLAESPPRESDRLALVAAALRANGVDCEDGKDWLLVRGSPEGRGLGGKTVETGLDHRIAMSFLVMGLAAESATTVDDTGMISASFPQFVELMRGLGAEIE, encoded by the coding sequence ATGACCGATCGACCGCCATTGCTGCCAGCGACCGCCCGCCGTTCTCCCGCGCTGGCGGGCCATGTCGGTCTGCCGGGCGACAGGTCGATCTCGCACCGGGCGCTGCTGCTCGGCGGGCTTGCATCGGGCGAGACGCGGATCTCGGGCTTGTTCGAGGGCGACGACGTGCTCTATTCGGCCAAGGCGATGCGGGCCTTCGGCGCTCGGATCGACAAAGCTGGGGGCGAGTGGTTCGTACGCGGCCTCGGCAATGGCTGCCTCCTCGAGCCAGAGGGGGTGCTCGACTTCGGCAATTCGGGCACCGGCGCGCGGCTGGCGATAGGCCTGGCGGGCGTCTACGACATGACGACCTGGTTCAGGGGCGACGCATCGCTGTCCCGGCGGCCGATGGGCCGCGTGCTGGATCCGCTGCGGCTGATGGGCGTCCAGGTCGAATCGACGCCCGGCGACCGCCTGCCGCTGACGCTGCGCGGGCCCAAGACGGCGGCGCCGATCGCCTATCGCGTTCCCGTCCCGTCGGCGCAGGTCAAGTCGGCGGTGCTCCTGGCCGGCCTCAACGCGCCCGGCGTGACCACCGTCATCGAGCCCGTCCCCACCCGCGACCATACCGAGAAAATGCTGCGCGTCTTCGGCGCGGGCGTCGAAATCGAGACCGATGCCGGCGGCCTGCGGCACATCCGCGTCGAGGGGCAGGGCCGGCTCACCGGCCAGAGCGTCACCGTGCCCGGCGATCCGTCTGCGGCCGCGTTCGTCGTCGTCGCCGCGCTGATCGTTCCGGGCTCCGACGTGGTGGTGGAAAACGTCCTGATCAACCCGACCCGGAACGGCCTTTTCGACACGCTGCTGGAGATGGGCGCCTCGATCGAGATGTCCAACCGCCGCAGTTCCGGCGGCGAGGATGTGGCGGACCTGCGCGTCCGGGCCTCGCAGCTGCGAGGCGTGACGGTGCCGCCCGAGCGTGCGCCGTCGATGATCGACGAACACCCGGTGCTCGCGGTCGCGGCGGCCTTCGCCGAGGGCGAAACGCTGATGCAGGGATTGGCCGAATCGCCGCCCAGGGAATCCGACCGGCTCGCATTGGTCGCCGCCGCCCTGAGGGCCAATGGCGTCGATTGCGAGGACGGCAAGGACTGGCTGCTCGTGCGCGGGTCGCCCGAAGGCCGGGGCCTCGGCGGCAAAACAGTGGAGACGGGCCTCGACCACCGCATCGCCATGAGCTTTCTCGTCATGGGGCTTGCCGCCGAAAGCGCGACAACGGTTGATGACACGGGCATGATCTCGGCCAGTTTTCCGCAGTTCGTCGAGCTTATGCGCGGCCTCGGCGCGGAGATCGAATGA
- a CDS encoding MFS transporter: MASRMHAQVLVLASAQALFQTASVMVMTVGGLAGGLIASRPELATMPIAAMFLGTAVATFPASMWMARVGRRAGFVEGALLGACGGLATAGGIWAGSLLLLSLGTFMVGAYQAFAQFYRFAAGEVADDAFRPRAISLVLAGGIVAAFAGPMVGRLGADLVGPPYAGSFVLLAIVSVVAAGILLALRIPPAAAPTEATAAARPLSRIVSQPAYLVALFGAATGYGVMILAMTATPLAMVHHHHDLSSAATVIQLHVLGMFLPSFFTGSLIARFGVLRIMLTGVLVLMGHVVMTLTGTGFGSFAGALILLGVGWNFLYIGGTTLLTTTYAPAEKGRAQATNDMTIFAVGLACSFGAAALLQAFGWQLLNVLLLPWLTLAAGALVWLGVSGRQRGGSREVSRERGPA; this comes from the coding sequence ATGGCGTCGCGCATGCACGCCCAGGTGCTGGTGCTGGCGAGCGCACAGGCGCTGTTCCAGACGGCCTCGGTCATGGTGATGACGGTCGGAGGGCTCGCAGGCGGATTGATCGCCTCCCGGCCCGAACTCGCGACCATGCCGATCGCGGCGATGTTTCTCGGCACGGCCGTGGCAACGTTTCCCGCGTCGATGTGGATGGCGCGGGTCGGCAGACGCGCAGGCTTCGTGGAAGGCGCGCTGCTCGGCGCATGCGGCGGACTGGCGACGGCAGGGGGCATATGGGCGGGGTCGCTCCTTCTGCTTTCGCTCGGCACCTTTATGGTTGGCGCCTACCAGGCATTCGCGCAGTTCTATCGCTTCGCCGCAGGCGAAGTGGCCGACGACGCATTCCGCCCCCGTGCCATCTCCCTGGTGCTCGCGGGAGGTATCGTCGCCGCATTCGCGGGCCCGATGGTGGGTCGCCTCGGGGCCGATCTGGTCGGGCCACCCTATGCGGGGTCTTTCGTCCTGCTGGCAATCGTCTCGGTGGTCGCAGCGGGAATCCTTCTTGCTTTGCGTATTCCCCCGGCCGCAGCACCCACCGAGGCGACGGCAGCTGCCCGTCCGCTGTCACGGATCGTGTCGCAGCCTGCCTACCTGGTCGCTCTCTTCGGGGCGGCCACCGGCTACGGAGTGATGATCCTCGCGATGACGGCTACGCCGCTGGCCATGGTGCATCACCACCATGACTTGTCGTCGGCCGCGACGGTCATCCAGCTGCACGTGCTCGGCATGTTCCTGCCGTCGTTCTTCACCGGATCGCTGATCGCCCGTTTCGGAGTGCTACGCATCATGCTGACCGGCGTTCTGGTCCTGATGGGTCATGTCGTCATGACGCTGACGGGAACCGGCTTCGGCTCGTTCGCGGGCGCCCTGATCCTGCTCGGGGTTGGTTGGAACTTCCTCTACATCGGCGGCACGACGTTGCTGACGACCACGTACGCACCCGCCGAGAAGGGCCGCGCCCAGGCGACCAACGACATGACCATCTTCGCCGTTGGCCTCGCCTGTTCGTTCGGGGCGGCGGCGCTGCTCCAGGCATTCGGCTGGCAGCTTCTCAACGTTCTGCTGCTTCCCTGGTTGACGCTCGCCGCCGGAGCGCTGGTCTGGCTGGGAGTGAGCGGGCGACAACGCGGAGGCTCGCGCGAGGTCAGTCGTGAGCGCGGTCCAGCCTGA